CGCGGCAGGCGTCTAGGCTGTGGCGCATGACTGGGGTGAAGTCGTAACAAGGTAACTGTACCGGAAGGTGCGGTTGGATCACCTCCTTTCTACAGCGCTCCGCACCCCGCTTCACCACCACTGCCATCATCCATTGACGCGCCCGGATCCTGTGAAGGATCCGGGCGCTCTTCTTGTGCTTGCCAAAGAGAGAGCGGCCAGGAGTTTGCCTCCTGGCCGCTCTCTGAATATGCCTATTCCTGCGGCGATTCGTTCCAGGCCGTGACCAGAAGCTGCTGCACGCGCTCGGCCTCGCCGTCCAGCAAGCCGCTGACTTCCTGCTCCAGCAGCCGGATCGCCCGCCGCAGCGCCTGACGGTCGAGGTCCGGCAGGCCGCGCTGCACGTTCCAGCGCCGCAGTTCGCACGTCAGGATAGCCAGTTCGAAGGGGTCGCCACTCGCCAGGATCTCGGCCACGCGGCGGTGGCGGGCTGCCCACTGGCGCGGCAGGTTCAGGGTGCTGGACTTCAGGGTATCCAGCAGGGCGGGCATGTCCCGCACCGTCAGCGCGGCGCGCAGACCCGCGCCAGTGGGCGCGGCGACTGGAACGTACGCGCGGCTGCTGGTGTTGGCGAAGTCCACCTGGTAGTACGCCTGTTCCTGGCCGCCCACCGGGCGCTGGCACGTGCCCTGCACCACCCCGATGCCATAGGGGGGAAGCACGACGCGGTCTCCGGGCTGAAACGCAGGCTGGGTCATGGGGCTCCTCTGGAGCGGAGGGAGAACACTGTCGGCACGGCGATGGATGCCGCTCAAAGAACCGGCCCAGCGGGAAGCGGGGCCGGTTCAGCGGAAGGGAAGGACAGGGGCGATCACGTCGACCGGAGCCTGCCTTGATGACTGCATGACCATGATGGTAGGCGAGAATGGTGAGAGAAGTCGCAGGCGGTCTACACCATTGTTGAGTCAGACGGGGGTACCGGTGCGGGCAGGCGGCGCGATCAGGCCCAGCAGGGCGTCCAGGCTGAGGGCCAGCAACCCGGCGAGCAGCGCGCCGACCAGCACCAGCGCGGTGTTCTGCTGCGACAGACCGTCGATGATCGGCCCACCCAGGCCGCCGGCGCCGAGCGCGGCGCCCACCGTGGCCGTACCGACGTTATAGACGGTGCTGGTGCGTACGCCCGCCAGGATGACCGGCAGCGCCAGGGGAAGCTCGACGCGGGACAGGCGCTGCGCCCCGGTCATGCCCATGCCGCGCGCCGCGTCCAGCGTGCCCGGATCGACCGCCTGCAATCCGGCCACCGCATTGCTCACGACCGGTACCAGGCCGTACACGATCAGGCCGAGCAGGGTGGGCTTCCAGCCGAAGCCCAGGGCGGGCACGGCCAGCGCCAGGATCGCAAACGTCGGGACCGTCTGGCCCAGGCCCACCAGCGTCTCGGCCAGGCCGCGCAGCGCCTCGCGGTGAGGGCGGGTCACCGCCACCGCAATCGGCAGACCCAGCGCGACCACGATCACCGTGGAGAGCAGCACCAGTCCCAGGTGCGTCAGGGTGAGCTGCCACAGCGGCGGCGAGAACGCGGCGGGCACGTCGCCCAGGTGCAGGGGCCGCAGCAGCGCGCCCAGCACCCCCGGCACCAGCGCCACGACCAGCAGGGCCGGCCACACCAGCGTGCCCCAGCGGCGCCCGGTCCTCACGCGCTGCCTGGGCCAGCGGTCCGCAGCGCCGACCACGCCACCGTGCCGACCGGCTCCCCGCCCCGGGTGACGCCCAGGGTGTCGGTGCCGTCGCGCAGCATCACGCTCAGGGCGCTGCGGGCGTTCAGGGTGGCGTCGATACAGGGCATGCCGGCTGGCACCGGGCCCGGCGTCATGAAGGCCGCGACCGGCTGGCCCGCGAGCTGCCGCAGCGTGGCGTCCTCACCCAGGAACTGCCGCACGAAGGCGCTGGCCGGCCGGTGGATCAGGTCGTCCGCGGTGCCCACCTGCTCGAGCCGCCCGGCGTTCATCAGCGCGATCCGGTCACTCAGGCGCAGCGCCTCGTCAATGTCGTGTGTGACCATC
This region of Deinococcus metalli genomic DNA includes:
- a CDS encoding ABC transporter permease, which codes for MRTGRRWGTLVWPALLVVALVPGVLGALLRPLHLGDVPAAFSPPLWQLTLTHLGLVLLSTVIVVALGLPIAVAVTRPHREALRGLAETLVGLGQTVPTFAILALAVPALGFGWKPTLLGLIVYGLVPVVSNAVAGLQAVDPGTLDAARGMGMTGAQRLSRVELPLALPVILAGVRTSTVYNVGTATVGAALGAGGLGGPIIDGLSQQNTALVLVGALLAGLLALSLDALLGLIAPPARTGTPV
- a CDS encoding CarD family transcriptional regulator, whose amino-acid sequence is MTQPAFQPGDRVVLPPYGIGVVQGTCQRPVGGQEQAYYQVDFANTSSRAYVPVAAPTGAGLRAALTVRDMPALLDTLKSSTLNLPRQWAARHRRVAEILASGDPFELAILTCELRRWNVQRGLPDLDRQALRRAIRLLEQEVSGLLDGEAERVQQLLVTAWNESPQE